The genomic stretch GCGGAATGGGCGAAGTTATGGGGATCAATGCGTTTGACCAGCCCGGGGTTGAGTTGGGGAAAAAACTGACCAAAGAGCTGTTATCAAAGGACCGTTGAATCTTCGCGGAAAGCCTTCTAGAATTGGGATGTTATGAGCCAACCGGAAGATGAAGAAGAGAGCACGCTCGATAAGACGAGTGTTGTTCAAAGTGAGACATTTAAAGTGCGATTGGCCCAAGCGGGTCAGGCGCCGCCTTGTATGGTTCTCTTGGTAGGGCCGGCAAGTGCCGTCGGTCGCCAGTGGCCCATTGAAGACACAGATCGCATTCTTGGTCGGGCGGCCACGGCTCATATCTCAGTTGATGATCGCAGTGTCAGTAAATCCCACTGTAAGTTAATTTTGGCCGGTGGTGATGTATCGATCATTGATCTGGAGTCGACCAATAAGACTGTGGTTAACGGCAGGGTATTGACTCCCTTGGTGCCTCAGAAGTTGGCTAGTAACGATCAGATTAAAACCGGCAACGTCATATTTAAGTTTCTGGAACGCGGAAATATTGAGACCGTTTCCACGGGCATGACCTATGAAAAGGCCCACACTGACGCCCTTACCGGCATTGCCAATCGTGGTGGATTGAACACGCGAGGGGTGGAGTCCTTTCGGCGGGCGGAGCTTCTCGGTGTCCCCTTCAGTATCGTTGCTTTTGATATTGATCACTTTAAGCAGGTCAATGATACCCACGGGCATCCTGCTGGGGATTTTGTCCTCAAGGAAATCTCCCGTATTATTCGCGAAAAGCTGATTCGTGAGAACGACTTCTTCGCCCGCTCAGGTGGTGAGGAGTTTTGTTTGATCCTTCTGGGTAGTGGAATCAACCAGGCCCATGAGATCGGTGAACGAATCCGTCATACCATTGAAACTCACCGTTTTGAGTTTGAAGGCAAGCTCATGCCGATCACCATTTCTGTTGGAGTCTCCACCAAGCAGGAGGGGGATCCCTCGTGGGATGAAGTCTACGATCGGGCCGATAAGGCTCTCTATGTCTCTAAGCGGGCCGGCCGTAACCGCGTGAACGTGGGAACCTGACACGAGCTCTCCAATTATATAGATAGGTTGCCTTTTTGCACTGGACCCTCGTCTAGTGGTGGATGTTTGACCCTGTCTAATCAACTGACAGAGTGACACTCTAGAGCCCGCTCTGGGCAAGGGTTTTATGGCCGCCATAAGATTCACCCCGGGTTCAATCTTCAGATCCAATGAAGACTGCTTTGGTCTCATAGGTCACGATGGCTCGTAGCGTTACTTTGACACCACTTGGGTTGGTATCGGTCTTGCTGAAGAGAGTACCTGAGTGCGAGGGCAAGGCCATGGGGGGCCTTGAAGAGGGGAATTTTCGGGGAGTCCACCGAGCTTTTAAGCTCCTGATTTCACTGGATGATCTAGATTCCTTTCCAAAAAAAAATCGAACTGCGTTTTTTTATTAACCCGATTGGCCCTTTGGCTAGTCTTACCGGGGAGTCGAGAGCTTATGAAAGCCGATCTCGAACTTGTAGAAAAAGTAAGGAATGGAAATCGAGCTGCCTTTTCTGAATTGGTGACTCGGCATCAAAGATTGCTTCTGAGGCTGGCACTACGAATGACACGGGATTTGGAAATGGCAGAAGACATTGTGCAAGAGGCCTTCATTAAGGCGTACCAAAACATTGGGCGCTTCGAAGGGCGGGCCTCATTTAGAAGTTGGATTTATCAGATCACTGCCAACACAGCGAAGAACAAATTGCGGGCGCGCAAAAACGACTGTGTGGACATTGATAACATCAATTTGGCCATTCCATCGGGCGCCGAGTGGGCCCTGATGGAAGAAGATGTAAAAGAGGTCATACAAAATGAAATTGATCAGTTGCCGGACCGTCAAAGAACGGCCTTGAATTTGAGGATTTACGAGGACATGAGTTTTAAAGAGATCGCTCAAATCATGAATTGCCCATACGACACGGCGAAAGCCAATTACCGGCATGCACTGATGAAGTTGAGACATCGGATGGAAGAAAACAATATGCTACGCAGTTGGAACGAGCAGGATCGCTCCATGGCCGTGGCTTACAGGGGTAGAATAGCGGAGGTTGAATCATGAACCAAGAGGACGAGATGACCGACTGGCACCCTTCCTGGTGGGTGGACTATATGGAAGGGGAGTTGCAGTGGCCGATGAAAAAGGGGATGGAATGGATGTTCCGGCACAACCCCACTCATCGGGAGATACTGAAGAATTTTATAAAACTCCGGCGAATGGTACGCAAGTCCGACCCCATCGGGGCCATGCCGGAGAATGAGGCCTATTTTAATAAACTCCATGACAAAATTATGAGCGCAGTCGACCAGGCTCAGAATATGGAGATGGAAGAAGGAAAAGAAAAAAGCTCGACAGAAGTACTGGGGATTCGTCGATAAAGCGTGAGATGGGATGAACTGGAAAAGAGAGAATAGGTTTTGAAAGAAAGCGGATTTAGAGTCCGCTTTCTTTTTTGGTACGGACACACTTTTGAGACTAAGGGCGTATTTCCCGGAACCTAGCACTACTTGGAGGATTATGCCCTTAGTCTCAAAAGTGTGTCCATACCAAGCAAGACGACAGTAAAAGCGCTAGAATAGAGAGAGTGAGGGTGGTAGCGAATGAAGCTCCAGCCGCCCAAGCATCCGCCAAGGAGGGAAGATGCGAACATCTCATGGATTGGGTTTGCTCATTGTGATGAGTTTGATCGCACCCCTGACTTCTTTCGGGCAACAGGCTGAAGGAAACTGGCAAGCTGTTGAGGAGAGGGCAGAGCTGACTCCAGTCGGTGACCAATCGGACCGGGAGCCGGCAGCTCTCAAACCCGTCACACCACCGGGTTCATCCGAACAACAACCATTCCTTGCCCGGCCGACGGTGCGAACCGCACCCAAAGATGGTTATATCTTTGATGTTGAGGGAGAGCGGGAGTAGAGTGACCGTCACTTTTTGGTACTGCTGAGCATCCTAAGGTCGCACAAATCTGTGCGACTTTAGGATGCTCGGCAGTACCAAAAAGTGACGGTCACTTAGATATCCGGCGTGACGTTGGTGAGGACCTTTTGATGGTTGATCGTCCACTGGTCCCACACGGCGTCTTCACCGTCCACATCGCCCACGGCTTCGGCCACAAATGTGGTCCATGTTACGTTGCCGAGAGTGATCGGTGGAAAGACCAAGCCATATGGCGATTCTCCGCAGGGTCCACCTTCACAGGCCAAAGCGCCTCCGGTGTGAATACGCGCAGGATTGGCGGCTACTCCAGCACCAGTTCCGGGTCCTTGGTATCCCACTTGGTTGGTGGGACCAACGCCGGTAAAGCCGACGCGAAAATGGAGATTGTCGCTAGGGGCGTATCCTATATTTGCAAAATCACCGAAGTAAATTCCCCACTGCGCATGATAGGTCAATTGAGCTGTGTACATGATGGATAACAGATATCGTGCTTCTTGTTGACGTGCTCTTGCCTGATAGTTTTTGTAACTAGAGACTGCCATTGTGGACAGCGTTCCCCCGATCGCCACCACCAGCATTAGTTCCACCATGGTGAAACCGCCTCTACCTAAAAAGGATTTCTTCTTTATTTTGGCCACGTCCATAACCCCCGTTACGTTGGCCGGTCAGATGCCCCGTAGGTTAATTTTATCCCTATTCAACACTTTAACCCAAATCACTGACCAAAAATTTCGTCATAATCCTAAGGTGATACAATGCGTGCAAAAAATATCGACGTTTTCGCCGAGTCCTGCAATCTAAGAGGGTTTGAGAGTTGTCTGGATTGTCGAACAAATGATCAGCAAAAGATCCTAAAAGCGTTTAGCTGACAAAAACTGAGGGATGCTTCGATCGTACATCAGATCCACCAAACACTTGCCGGTGTTAAAAGCGAGGCCTAAACCATGAGCCGTAAAGCCACCTAAAAAGAAGATCTGTTGGTCATCGGCCTTGGCTCCCACAAAGGGCTGCCCATCCACCGAAAAGCCCATGACCCCAGCCCAGCGGTGGGTGATCTTTTTTCCTTTGAGAATGGGAAAATGCTTTTCGAGGAACTCACCAAGGGCAACTTGAATCTTATCGGTAGTGTGATCCGAATATCCCACTTCGGTTTCTTTCTCCAGCTGCCTGAATCCACCAATGAGAACTCGTCCATCTTTAAGCTGACGAAAGTAATCAAGAACAAAGTGGGCGTAACAGGGGCCTTCCATGAACCTCTCAACTGGTTCGGTGGCCAGGATTTGTCCGCGAGTGGGAAACACCTTGTCGGCAAAATAGGGATCAAGGGATGGCAGGTAGCCATTCAATGCCAGGACAACGACTGAGGCATTAAAGCGTCCTCGGTTAGTCAATACACTGCGGGTCCCATCAGGCCCTTCTTCAATTCTCATGGCTTCTGTGCGCTCGAACACCTGGGCGCCTGAAAGCTGAGCGATCCTTTTGGTTAATCGCAGAGGATGAACTGAGGCATCGGAAAGGTACTTAATGCCACCAATAAAGCCCTCAGCGCCCAATCGCTTGCGGATCTGGTCACCCTGAACGACTTCGACATTTATGCCTCGCTTTTCCATGAGCGAAGCAGTTTCTTGGAGCTCATGAAATTCAACATCGGTCGAGGCGAGCGAAAAGGTCCCTTTATCGTCGAACTCAAGATCATTGCTTCCAGGTATGATGTGCTTTTTTAAAAGCTCCAAATTCACTTCGGAAAAATTCCAGATGGCGTAGGCTGTTTCCTCGCCCCATCTCTCAACCAGGCGATTGAAGTGTTCCACCGAGCCGCAGGTGACAAAGCCAGCGTTGCGGCCAGAAGCCCCTCCGGCAATTTCTGACTTCTCAATAATGGCCACCTTGCAATCAGGGTCCTCTTGTTTAAGCCAAAAGGCAGCCGAGGTACCGGCGATGCCACCACCGACGACAACAACATCGAAATTCTTTTCGGATTCATTGGTGGAATGGTCGAGCCAATAGGAAATGCTCATTTGGAAATACCCCTTGCGGATTTGCTAACAGGCTCTAAACCTCTCCACAAGGGGCTTTCAAGTCAACGGGAATCTTTATCGGGCGAGCAAGCGCTCCATGGCTTCCCAGGTTCGGGAATCATCAAACACGTCGTTGTGTCCCCGGCCCGTCAGTTCGACAAACTCACTCGTCGGATTGCCAAGGGCTTGGAATACCCTTTGTCCCATATCAAAAGGAATAATGTCGTCCTTGTCTCCGTGATGGATCACGCCAGGGAGATTGAGACTCTGGGCTTGTAGGACCTGATTAAAGGCATTAATGGCCTTCCATGCTGCGGACACATTGTTCCATGCACTTCCGTAGTGGATCTTGGCCACCTCCTCCAGTGACGTCCAGGCACTGGTGATGGCCCATCCTGCGAGATCATCCTGGCGGCGAGAGGCCAAGCCCATTGCCACAGCCGCACCAAGAGAATGTCCCCAAACATAGATGGGGCTTCCAGGCACGCGGGCCTGAAGCCAATCCACAGTCGCATCTGCCATGGAGTTCATCGAGAGTTCAGATGGCGATCCAGTACTTTTTCCATATCCTGGATAGTCTACAACCGCGACATGGGTATTCAAATCTTCAAGCATGAACAGTAGATTACTTGAGACCATGCTTCCCAAGTTCATACCATTGCCGTGAAGAAAGATAATGACCGGAGTGGCGGGGTCGTTGTTGATTTGTTTGAACCAGCCGTGGGCCCCCATCGTCGCAACTGCTTGATCAGGGAATTCTACGTCCAAGCTGAGATAAAAGTCTTCATAGCCAGCAGGCGCATCCGGCACCTTGGTCTTATTCACGTCCTTAGTTGGATACAAACCATCCTGGGCAATCTTGTCCCAGTTACATCCCGTAAGGGAAACGGTAAACACCAAAAGTGTTATAAGTTGAAGAAGTGTTCGTCGATTGATTCCTAATGTTGCCCCACCCATGCGGCCTCCCTTCTAAGTGTCCTCAATTGCTCACCTATAAGTTCGGCGCAGGCTCACCTGTGTCTAAAATTTGAGCAGCAAAATTGGACAGAGGTCGGTTAGCTAGTTGTCGTGTACTGTCGAGGGGAAATCCCTACGATTTGGTGACGATATTCTTAAGAGTTGTTTCAGGATCTTTTTCTTTTTCCAATGATTTGCAGAACTCCACGAAGCGACTGAAATCACTGCCCAGGTGCTTGAAAGCTCGGTCAAAATCAGTCAAGTCGTAGACATAGGTCTTGAACGACAAGAGCTTAGCGTTATTGAGGTCTTGTCGTCCAAACTTAGCAAAGTTTTCAGTTTTCATTTTTGGTAGGGCTTCGGACTCAAAACGAGTTTTTATCTCAGTAATCCGCTCAGCCTTTTTTTCTGGGGTTATCTTGTCCTTATTGTCTTTGTACCATTGGTCAAGAGTGTCTAACTCTCGGCTGATAAAGTCAGAGAAGACCTTGTCGTCTTCGGCTTCAACTTTAATTGTTTTCAAGGATGGGGAGTCTTCTCCTTCCTTGTCCAGGTAGTACATTTCCGTTCCAATATTGCCAATAAAGGTCGCCAGTCGTTCATTAAAATCTGCCTGGCTTTTAATGTAGAGCGTGGCATGGACAGTTTCGTGAATAATGAGATTCACCAGATCATGGTCTTTGTAATTCATCATGGTGTTCATCAGTGGGTCTTCAAACCAGCCGAGCGTGGAGTAAGCAGTGACCCCTCTTACATAGGTGTCGTACTCATTGGCGGGGAAGAGGGATGCCTCTTCGTCTGCTTCCTCCTTTGAGAAGTACCCCTTGTAGGGGAGTTTTCCCACCAGTGGGAATCCCCATAGATGGTGCTTGAGCTCATAAACAGGTGCCGCCCTTACAATCCATGAAACGTAGGGGCGTTTAATATCGGCATAAGAAGTGTAGTTTTTTGTGGGTTTAAGATTCAGTTTTTTTTCCGCAAACTCCCGGGCTTGTTGGGCAAGTCGAAGCTTTGCTTTTACCTCTTCACTGGTATTCGGATCTTCTAAAACCCTTTTGATTGGGACTCTCTTGTCGAGGAGCTTGGCCTGCTCCCAGGCGCTTTTCATGTAGTAGGTGATCTGGCAGCCGCTGAGGAGGAAAGTCAGCGGTATCAGGAGCCATATTTTCTTTAGAGTCATTAGAACATCCAGGAGATTCCCGCCCGGCCAGCATAGTCGACCGTGGGATCGTCTTCATTTAGTGGGCTGGTCCAGGCATCAACGCCGACCTTGATGGAAAAAGTATTACTCAGGCGCAACTTAAACCCGAGGCCTGCACTGGGGACAATGCCCGCAGGACTCTCGATTTCCGTCGCCGCCAGACCTTCTGGTTCGCGAACAATTTTCTTTTCAATATGAGCACCACCCAATTTGACGTAAGGCTGAAGAGTGGAGTTCTTGCCGGCAAAGGTGATCACCAAATCCACCCCTATTAGGCGAAATGAAGACTTGGTAATAATTTTGGTATCGTCAACGGGCTTCACGCTGAGAAGGGCACTCCCCTGGGTATAGCTGAGTTCCAGGGCGGACATTTCCCAAAAGTAATAGCTTAGGGAGCCGGTGTAAGAAAGGCTTTCCTGGTAGTTGTTGTCATCAATAGTGGAGCGGCGGAAGCTGGCTGAAGCACCGACTTCCATAATTCCCCCCCAGGCGCTAGGAGCAATAAAAAAGAGCATTCCGAACAGCAGGCATAGGCGTTTCATAACTCTCTTATTTTAACACCGGGGAGAACGGGGCGGAGTCTAGAACCGAAGGACAGAAAGGATTCCCATAGATTGTCTAGGCAATTTCTGCCGAGGTCTTGGCTCTACTCGGCCTTGCGCACCAGGTAGTTTGGCTGCCACTGAATAACAAAAGAATAGTGGAGGTGAATCATGCCGTCGTCGCCCTTCATCTCCGTCGGAGGATTAAGAAGAGGAGCGGCTTTCTTGAAGGCTACAACCGCGGCTTCATCTAATCCAGGCTCTCCGGAGGAGCGGTTGACCAGCACCGTTTTTAAATAGCCATCAGGTTGCAGGACAACCTCAATTTCCGTTTGGCGCTGGACCTTGGATAGGCGCTGAATGTCTTGGTGGCTGAGTGTCGCGGCAAATCCACGAACCCCTCCAACCCAGCGTGAGCGAATTTGATCGTTCACCCGATTGAAAAAGGTGTAGTAGAGAAACTGATCTGTGTTGAGAGAGGTAAAGCTTCCTTCCTTGACAAAAGGAATGTACTCACCACTGGTGGAGCCACCAAAGACCAGGTTCTTTCCTATTGTCTGTTGCTCAGGGTTTTCCGGAAGGCGAAGGTTTTTGTTCTGGCGAAAACCCAAATTGCCATCAGGTTTGAATGGCTCAATGGATTTCTCAGGTTTTGGTTGAGCTTCCCTTTGTGTCGTCGACAATGTTGTCCCTGGAGGTCGGTTCTGCGACGGTCCTTTGTTGGCTGCCACCATTTCCTCTTCCACCCGGCGGGTCAGTTTGGAGAGTAGGCGCGCCTGGTCCTGGGCTTTTTTAACAATCTTCCCTAAATCCGGATCACTCACCACTTGGCGAGAGTTCTGATCTTCATCATTATTGGTATAAATGATTTCCACGGGTAGGCCGGGCAGGACCCGTACCGGTGTCGGTAGAAGCTGGGCTCCCAGATAGATTCCTAGGTGAATCAAAAGGCTTAAAAGGACCGTCAAAGCGGTTATAAGTCTTTGTAATTTCATACCTTTTTCTAAACCAAGCCTCCCCGCTGAGGGCCACTATACCTAAGTTGACGCCTAAAGTTGAGACATTTCCTTCCGATAAGTATCTAGTGGGGGGAAC from Pseudobdellovibrionaceae bacterium encodes the following:
- a CDS encoding sigma-70 family RNA polymerase sigma factor, whose protein sequence is MKADLELVEKVRNGNRAAFSELVTRHQRLLLRLALRMTRDLEMAEDIVQEAFIKAYQNIGRFEGRASFRSWIYQITANTAKNKLRARKNDCVDIDNINLAIPSGAEWALMEEDVKEVIQNEIDQLPDRQRTALNLRIYEDMSFKEIAQIMNCPYDTAKANYRHALMKLRHRMEENNMLRSWNEQDRSMAVAYRGRIAEVES
- a CDS encoding FAD-binding oxidoreductase; this translates as MSISYWLDHSTNESEKNFDVVVVGGGIAGTSAAFWLKQEDPDCKVAIIEKSEIAGGASGRNAGFVTCGSVEHFNRLVERWGEETAYAIWNFSEVNLELLKKHIIPGSNDLEFDDKGTFSLASTDVEFHELQETASLMEKRGINVEVVQGDQIRKRLGAEGFIGGIKYLSDASVHPLRLTKRIAQLSGAQVFERTEAMRIEEGPDGTRSVLTNRGRFNASVVVLALNGYLPSLDPYFADKVFPTRGQILATEPVERFMEGPCYAHFVLDYFRQLKDGRVLIGGFRQLEKETEVGYSDHTTDKIQVALGEFLEKHFPILKGKKITHRWAGVMGFSVDGQPFVGAKADDQQIFFLGGFTAHGLGLAFNTGKCLVDLMYDRSIPQFLSAKRF
- a CDS encoding prepilin-type N-terminal cleavage/methylation domain-containing protein; translated protein: MAKIKKKSFLGRGGFTMVELMLVVAIGGTLSTMAVSSYKNYQARARQQEARYLLSIMYTAQLTYHAQWGIYFGDFANIGYAPSDNLHFRVGFTGVGPTNQVGYQGPGTGAGVAANPARIHTGGALACEGGPCGESPYGLVFPPITLGNVTWTTFVAEAVGDVDGEDAVWDQWTINHQKVLTNVTPDI
- a CDS encoding aminopeptidase; the protein is MTLKKIWLLIPLTFLLSGCQITYYMKSAWEQAKLLDKRVPIKRVLEDPNTSEEVKAKLRLAQQAREFAEKKLNLKPTKNYTSYADIKRPYVSWIVRAAPVYELKHHLWGFPLVGKLPYKGYFSKEEADEEASLFPANEYDTYVRGVTAYSTLGWFEDPLMNTMMNYKDHDLVNLIIHETVHATLYIKSQADFNERLATFIGNIGTEMYYLDKEGEDSPSLKTIKVEAEDDKVFSDFISRELDTLDQWYKDNKDKITPEKKAERITEIKTRFESEALPKMKTENFAKFGRQDLNNAKLLSFKTYVYDLTDFDRAFKHLGSDFSRFVEFCKSLEKEKDPETTLKNIVTKS
- a CDS encoding GGDEF domain-containing protein; this encodes MSQPEDEEESTLDKTSVVQSETFKVRLAQAGQAPPCMVLLVGPASAVGRQWPIEDTDRILGRAATAHISVDDRSVSKSHCKLILAGGDVSIIDLESTNKTVVNGRVLTPLVPQKLASNDQIKTGNVIFKFLERGNIETVSTGMTYEKAHTDALTGIANRGGLNTRGVESFRRAELLGVPFSIVAFDIDHFKQVNDTHGHPAGDFVLKEISRIIREKLIRENDFFARSGGEEFCLILLGSGINQAHEIGERIRHTIETHRFEFEGKLMPITISVGVSTKQEGDPSWDEVYDRADKALYVSKRAGRNRVNVGT
- a CDS encoding alpha/beta hydrolase, whose product is MGGATLGINRRTLLQLITLLVFTVSLTGCNWDKIAQDGLYPTKDVNKTKVPDAPAGYEDFYLSLDVEFPDQAVATMGAHGWFKQINNDPATPVIIFLHGNGMNLGSMVSSNLLFMLEDLNTHVAVVDYPGYGKSTGSPSELSMNSMADATVDWLQARVPGSPIYVWGHSLGAAVAMGLASRRQDDLAGWAITSAWTSLEEVAKIHYGSAWNNVSAAWKAINAFNQVLQAQSLNLPGVIHHGDKDDIIPFDMGQRVFQALGNPTSEFVELTGRGHNDVFDDSRTWEAMERLLAR
- a CDS encoding outer membrane beta-barrel protein, whose product is MKRLCLLFGMLFFIAPSAWGGIMEVGASASFRRSTIDDNNYQESLSYTGSLSYYFWEMSALELSYTQGSALLSVKPVDDTKIITKSSFRLIGVDLVITFAGKNSTLQPYVKLGGAHIEKKIVREPEGLAATEIESPAGIVPSAGLGFKLRLSNTFSIKVGVDAWTSPLNEDDPTVDYAGRAGISWMF
- a CDS encoding TonB family protein; this translates as MKLQRLITALTVLLSLLIHLGIYLGAQLLPTPVRVLPGLPVEIIYTNNDEDQNSRQVVSDPDLGKIVKKAQDQARLLSKLTRRVEEEMVAANKGPSQNRPPGTTLSTTQREAQPKPEKSIEPFKPDGNLGFRQNKNLRLPENPEQQTIGKNLVFGGSTSGEYIPFVKEGSFTSLNTDQFLYYTFFNRVNDQIRSRWVGGVRGFAATLSHQDIQRLSKVQRQTEIEVVLQPDGYLKTVLVNRSSGEPGLDEAAVVAFKKAAPLLNPPTEMKGDDGMIHLHYSFVIQWQPNYLVRKAE